In one Paramormyrops kingsleyae isolate MSU_618 chromosome 18, PKINGS_0.4, whole genome shotgun sequence genomic region, the following are encoded:
- the LOC140579366 gene encoding uncharacterized protein, translated as METPAKKMRMDTDVVSGYIHSISALKFTTKNRGFFNAVLQTGREEFHDVTIFSPRKRALFSQASDNGTAIRLTHVRKALSFKGTSDFDVMGNQLTELSVTKVTFPFRKPAAPVRQTLVDVTALPAGKKVPLVKAKVVAASLQKTVSIRGSDKEVKRFTVFDGTAQMSLCVWERLIHDVEVDSSYVFTELSTRVFEGKVELTTTVESMIEKICDLDVGDADAVQEEESVVTVKASICGAEIKASLKCALCGSRQDTWDSQSRFARCQSCRMLQKSGAFSKVLRGTLKVKNDDGADYTLTVGHCTLVDYLKRRNITSLMDKEEAIEEHLLFEECLQFSFDDECNVSSIVDIADSAVPSSS; from the exons ATGGAGACTCCAGCGAAGAAAATGAGGATGGACACAGACGTAGTCAGTGGCTATATCCACTCTATCTCAGCATTAAAATTCACCACTAAAAACAgaggtttttttaatgctgtactACAGACTGGACGTGAAGAATTTCACGATGTGACCATCTTCAGTCCGAGAAAGCGTGCGCTGTTCAGCCAAGCTTCAGATAATGGCACGGCAATACGCCTGACACATGTCAGAAAGGCTTTGA gttTTAAAGGCACGTCTGACTTCGACGTGATGGGGAACCAGTTGACCGAGCTGTCTGTAACGAAGGTGACGTTTCCTTTTCGGAAACCTGCAGCACCCGTTAGGCAGACACTGGTTGATGTCACAGCTCTGCCGGCAGGCAAGAAG GTGCCTTTGGTGAAAGCCAAGGTCGTGGCAGCGTCATTGCAGAAAACTGTAAGCATTAGAGGCAGCGACAAAGaggtgaagagattcacagTCTTTGATGGAACTGCCCAGATGAGTCTTTGCGTTTGGGAGAGACTGATCCATGACGTGGAGGTTGACTCATCTTACGTCTTTACGGAGCTTTCGACTAGAGTTTTTGAAGGGAAAGTGGAACTAACAACAACCGTAGAGAGCATGATTGAGAAGATCTGCGATTTGgatgtgggagacgcggacgctGTACAAGAAGAGGAATCGGTTGTGACGGTGAAGGCTTCCATATGTGGAGCTGAGATTAAGGCAAGCCTgaagtgtgccctgtgtggaAGCCGGCAGGATACTTGGGACAGCCAGAGCAGGTTTGCACGATGCCAGAGCTGCAGGATGCTGCAGAAATCGGGggcattttcaaaagtattacgcggaactttaaaagtgaaaaatgatgaCGGCGCAGATTATACATTGACTGTCGGACACTGTACTCTGGTGGACTATTTAAAACGACGGAATATAACATCATTAATGGACAAAGAGGAAGCTATTGAAGAGCATCTTCTTTTTGAGGAATGCCTTCAGTTCTCTTTTGACGACGAATGCAACGTTTCTTCTATTGTAGACATTGCAGATAGCGCAGTCCCTTCGTCTAGCTAG
- the LOC140579715 gene encoding uncharacterized protein → MPRTKASRRSAAAKKRLLDRQRAPDSFDVAMTDDGVNPFPPSRNTKTAMTVTNRTSHNQRTDPAAAAVHVVAMTDDGVNPFPPSRNTKTAMTVTFLTSHDQQPEQAAQQRPVSVMAMTDDGVNPFPPSRNTKTAMTVTFPTSHDHRVPALGAICRTVDEFCMPFLDKDKARTDEVLQPPHKRKAAKWTDPKSEPECEPACELETKLETKLETELETELESELELRNTLAVPNYYPTVDQQQHVNPVTICVSPHFPQARAVRGSFHQGHPRFGVNSNKQCVANSLIAIVTCKVKNVLTWSVTDIDQVLLKGDDLYTTIRDARRIGDASGYLLVRDLPTEYTLNGDKYEINYHDDMFVGLFGVSEYGDMGDIFMSADAAVRRVFSQYDACLFTLKVNTCAIIKQGSWYVVIDSHSRRGDGASDASGRSILVCHSTIDSLLDHVDTLGLSLDATGEQFEITAVSVTSRSILHQHPDGNCPATSVNQLTSMSGHPDGKSSVTSVNQRTNISDHPDDNSSVTRVQQFARMSDSQYGVVRPNVTHGTDPEVDVRVNNEGDVVFISELRSEQFLFSPLTIQQQRRLSCKLGVVYIDHGHVNMDAEFPMGDPCRMVPITGDGNCFFRSLAFAITGNEKEHRKIRCAIVAHILRNESRYVACLRDGHSSVTEYVTASRMKYVGTWASEVEIQAAADLLGVDIFTYSDNKWLKYSTCIGSDQRGIYLKHCNESHYEVVICVKGHDTEGCATQCSEIDNTPSEMASSRRKLEREKRRYEVSMVYKEEQLERSIKRYREDEVYREHVKQSSISKYATDMGHRKYVQQSSVSKYATDDRHQQRVKQLSVSKYATDVEHQQRVKQSSVRKYATNVEHQQCVKQSSVRKYATNVEHQQRVKQSSVDKMVFMVL, encoded by the exons ATGCCTCGCACAAAGGCTTCCCGGCGTTCCgcagcagcgaagaagaggctGTTGGACCGGCAGCGAGCTCCTGATAGTTTTGAtgtggctatgactgatgacggggttaacccGTTTCCCCCCTCTCGGAATACCAAAACGGCGATGACTGTGACTAATCGGACGAGCCACAACCAACGGACTgaccccgctgctgctgccgtccatgtcgtggctatgactgatgacggggttaacccGTTTCCCCCCTCTCGGAATACCAAAACGGCGATGACTGTGACTTTCCTGACGAGCCACGACCAACAACCTGAGCAGGCCGCACAGCAGCGGCCTGTGTCCGTcatggctatgactgatgacggggttaacccgttccccccctctcggaataccaaaacggcgatgactgtgacttttccgacgagccatgaccaccgggttcccgccctgggtgccatttgtaGGACCGTCGACGAGTTCTGTATGCCTTTTCTTGATAAAGATAAGGCAAGGACGGACGAGGTACTGCAGCCCCCTCATAAAAGAAAGGCTGCAAAGTGGACTGACCCCAAAAGTGAACCAGAATGTGAACCAGCATGCGAACTTGAAACAAAACTTGAAACAAAACTTGAAACAGAACTTGAAACAGAACTTGAAAGTGAACTTGAACTGAGAAATACCCTGGCAGTGCCAAACTATTACCCAACCGTGGATCAACAACAGCATGTGAACCCTGTAACTATCTGTGTAtctcctcattttcctcaggcacgTGCAGTGAGAGGCTCATTCCATCAAGGACACCCACGATTTGGAGTCAACAGTAACAAGCAATGTGTTGCTAATAGTTTGATTGCTATAGTAACGTGTAAGGTAAAGAATGTTTTAACCTGGTCAGTCACAGACATtgatcaagtgctgctgaaAGGAGATGACCTCTACACTACCATCAGAGATGCTAGGAGAATTGGAGATGCTTCTGGGTATCTGTTAGTTAGAGATCTACCAACAGAGTACACATTGAATGgtgataaatatgaaataaactaccatgatgacatgtttgttggcttGTTTGGTGTCAGTGAATATGGAGATATGGGTGACATTTTCATGTCAGCTGATGCAGCGGTAAGAAGAGTATTCTCACAGTATGATGCGTGTCTTTTTACTCttaaagtaaatacatgtgccatcattaagcaagggtcatggtatgtggtgatcgactcccattcccgacgaggagatggagcaagCGACGCATCAGGCAGAAGTATATTGGTGTGCCACTCTACCATAGATTCTTTGCTAGACCATGTGGATACCCTAGGACTATCTTTAGATGCAAcaggggaacagtttgagattacagctgtgagtgtgactaGTCGAAGCATCCTGCACCAGCATCCAGATGGCAACTGCCCAGCCACCAGCGTCAACCAGCTTACCAGCATGTCAGGCCATCCAGACGGTAAGTCCTCAGTCACCAGTGTCAACCAGCGTACCAACATATCAGACCATCCAGACGACAACTCCTCAGTGACCAGAGTCCAGCAGTTTGCCAGAATGTCAGACAGCCAATATGGTGTGGTAAGGCCAAATGTGACACATGGTACAGACCCTGAGGTTGATGTCCGTGTGAACAATGAAGGTGATGtagtttttatcagtgagctacGCAGTGAGCAGTTTCTGTTCAGTCCTTTGACAATCCAGCAGCAAAGAAGGCTTTCCTGTAAGCTTGGTGTGGTGTACATTGATCATGGCCATGTAAACATGGATGCAGAGTTTCCAATGGGTGATCCTTGCAGAATGGTGCCAATCACTGGTGATGGCaactgctttttcagatctctggcttttgctattactggaaatgagaaagaacacaggaaaattagGTGTGCTATTGTTGCTCACATACTAAGAAATGAATCCAGGTATGTTGCTTGTCTTAGAGATGGTCACTCTTCTGTCACTGAGTATGTCACTGCATCACGGATGAAATATGTTGGTACTTGGGCATCTGAGGTAGAGATTCAAGCTGCCGCTGATCTGCTTGGTGTGGATATTTTCACATACTCTGACAACAAATGGTTGAAGTACTCCACATGTATTGGTTCTGATCAGAGAGGTATatacctgaaacattgtaatgagtcacaTTATGAGGTTGTAATTTGTGTGAAAGGGCATGACACTGAGGGTTGTGCAACACAATGCTCTGAAATCGATAACACACCATCTGAAATGGCATCAAGTCGACGAAAACTTGAACGAGAAAAAAGACGGTATGAAGTAAGTATGGtgtacaaggaggaacaacttgagagAAGCATAAAGCGCTACCGTGAGGATGAAGTGTACAGAGAACATGTTAAACAGTCAAGTATAAGtaagtatgcaacagatatGGGGCACCGCAAATATgtacagcagtcaagtgtgagcAAATATGCAACAGATGATAGACACCAGCAACGTGTAAAGCAGTtgagtgtgagcaagtatgcgacagacgttgaacaccagcaacgtgtgaagcagtcgagtgttaggaaatatgccacaaatgttgaacaccagcaatgtgtgaagcagtcaagtgttaggaaatatgccacaaatgttgaacaccagcaacgtgtgaagcagtcaagt gtggacaaaatggtgttcatggtcctgTGA